Proteins co-encoded in one Sporosarcina sp. FSL K6-1522 genomic window:
- a CDS encoding glycerophosphodiester phosphodiesterase, translating to MDIYAHRGSSGTHPENTLAAFREAAHLPIAGVEFDIHLTKDGELVVIHDESIHRTSNGSGFVKDLTLAELKTYDFGSWFAPNFQDERIPTLQEVLECFSNTHHRLNIELKSDIFPYDGMIEKVVDIIEAMQLHRRVILSSFDHSAIQKVKQLAPHLETAALVMEVLVKPLDYMRTIPTDALHLFFPTALRPAIQEVLAENIAVRTFTVNEELYALALKNIGVQAIFTDYPEKMLTFLHAKS from the coding sequence TTGGATATTTACGCACATCGCGGTTCATCTGGAACCCATCCTGAAAATACACTAGCCGCCTTTCGTGAGGCAGCTCACCTTCCCATCGCGGGTGTTGAATTCGATATCCATCTCACAAAAGATGGCGAACTCGTTGTCATCCATGACGAATCGATTCATCGGACATCCAACGGCTCTGGTTTTGTAAAAGACCTAACACTTGCGGAGCTAAAAACGTATGATTTCGGAAGTTGGTTTGCGCCAAACTTCCAAGATGAACGTATCCCAACGCTCCAAGAAGTGCTTGAATGCTTTTCAAATACGCACCACCGCTTAAATATCGAACTCAAATCCGATATTTTTCCGTATGACGGAATGATTGAAAAAGTGGTTGACATAATCGAAGCTATGCAATTGCATCGACGTGTCATTTTATCCTCCTTCGATCACAGTGCTATTCAAAAAGTGAAACAACTCGCTCCACATCTAGAAACTGCCGCTCTAGTTATGGAGGTGCTGGTGAAACCGCTCGACTATATGCGTACTATTCCCACCGATGCACTCCATCTATTTTTTCCGACAGCGCTGCGACCTGCCATACAAGAAGTGCTAGCAGAGAATATCGCTGTACGAACCTTCACCGTCAATGAAGAACTATATGCCTTAGCCTTAAAGAACATTGGTGTCCAAGCCATTTTCACAGATTATCCGGAAAAAATGTTGACATTTTTGCATGCAAAAAGCTGA
- a CDS encoding DUF1273 domain-containing protein — MVKRLVVTGYKQHELGIFDDKHPGIRFIKKALEKRLVALIDEGLEWIIISGQLGVETWTAEVVIELKKDYTELKYAVITPFLEQEKNWNDTKKEKYYSIVAQADFHTSLTKRPYEAPWQFIEKDKFFMRNSDGILIVYDEENDGSPKFVKKAAEQYADRSDYQVFTITADDLQAIAEEEQLSEWH; from the coding sequence ATCGTCAAACGACTAGTTGTCACGGGATATAAGCAACATGAGCTTGGTATATTCGATGACAAGCACCCCGGGATTCGATTTATAAAAAAAGCATTGGAAAAACGGCTTGTCGCCTTGATAGACGAAGGGTTGGAATGGATTATTATCAGTGGGCAATTAGGCGTTGAAACGTGGACCGCGGAAGTTGTCATCGAACTGAAAAAGGACTATACGGAGTTAAAATACGCTGTCATCACTCCGTTCCTTGAACAAGAGAAAAATTGGAATGACACAAAGAAAGAAAAATACTACAGTATTGTTGCACAAGCAGATTTTCATACCAGTCTAACAAAAAGACCATATGAGGCTCCTTGGCAATTTATCGAAAAAGATAAGTTTTTCATGCGTAATTCCGACGGTATCCTCATTGTCTATGACGAAGAAAACGATGGTTCACCGAAGTTCGTCAAAAAAGCAGCAGAACAATATGCAGACCGTTCAGACTATCAAGTCTTCACCATCACTGCCGATGATTTGCAAGCAATTGCGGAAGAAGAGCAACTAAGTGAATGGCATTGA
- the serA gene encoding phosphoglycerate dehydrogenase: protein MAYNILISDPLSEDGIFPLRQAEGFNIVMDTTNTPEELAEKIKDYDALLVRSQTQVTRELIENATNLKMIGRAGVGVDNIDLDAATERGIIVVNAPDGNTNSAAEHTMAMLMSLARKIPQAFNSLKNGQWDRKSFIGVELKNKTLGVVGLGRIGAEVAARAKGQRMSVIAYDPFLTEEKAKKMGITLGTVEEVLKAADFITVHTPLLKETKHMINKEAFEIMKDGVQIVNCARGGIIDEDALYDAIVSKKVAGAALDVFETEPFVDHKLLTLPEVIATPHLGASTIEAQESVAIDVSRDVVNFFNVGSVRNPVNLPSVSKEVLAKIEPFFDLAEKLGIFLSRLSNKVIEEVNIYYSGELAESDVRPLTRNTLKGLLTRNLGNHVNDVNAKFLAERFGIAVNEHKTSTTKGFSNLVTVEVTTASGIRRVSGTLLNGLGARIVKVDDNLVDISPEGHLLFIKHKDQPGAIGRVGMMLAAENINIATMQVGRSTVGGNAIMMLTVDHHVAKENVEHLKALEDIYDVIAIDL from the coding sequence ATGGCTTATAATATTTTAATTAGCGACCCACTCAGCGAAGATGGTATTTTCCCATTACGTCAAGCAGAAGGTTTCAATATTGTTATGGATACAACGAACACACCAGAAGAACTTGCCGAAAAAATCAAAGACTATGATGCTTTGCTCGTCCGAAGCCAAACACAAGTGACGCGTGAACTCATTGAAAATGCGACGAATTTAAAAATGATTGGACGTGCGGGGGTTGGCGTCGATAACATCGATTTAGATGCGGCAACTGAAAGAGGGATCATTGTCGTCAATGCGCCAGACGGTAACACGAACTCTGCCGCGGAGCATACAATGGCAATGCTCATGTCACTTGCTCGTAAAATTCCACAAGCATTCAATTCATTAAAAAATGGACAATGGGACCGTAAATCATTCATCGGTGTGGAATTGAAAAACAAAACACTCGGTGTTGTCGGCCTAGGACGAATCGGTGCGGAAGTCGCAGCAAGAGCCAAAGGACAACGCATGAGCGTCATTGCATATGACCCATTCTTAACAGAAGAAAAAGCGAAAAAAATGGGCATCACGTTAGGTACAGTAGAAGAAGTGCTAAAAGCAGCTGATTTCATCACGGTCCATACGCCTTTATTGAAAGAAACGAAGCATATGATTAATAAAGAAGCATTTGAAATCATGAAAGACGGCGTACAAATTGTCAACTGTGCGCGCGGTGGAATTATCGATGAAGATGCATTATACGATGCGATTGTATCGAAAAAAGTTGCAGGTGCTGCGCTTGACGTTTTCGAAACAGAACCATTTGTTGATCACAAACTGCTAACATTGCCAGAAGTAATTGCAACACCTCACTTAGGTGCAAGTACGATTGAAGCACAAGAAAGCGTAGCGATTGACGTGAGCCGAGATGTGGTAAACTTCTTCAACGTTGGTTCCGTTCGCAATCCAGTTAACCTTCCTTCTGTATCAAAAGAAGTGCTTGCAAAAATCGAACCATTCTTTGATTTGGCGGAGAAACTCGGGATTTTCTTATCTCGTCTATCTAACAAAGTCATCGAAGAAGTGAATATTTACTACTCAGGTGAACTAGCGGAGTCTGACGTACGGCCACTGACACGTAACACACTGAAAGGTCTATTAACACGCAATCTTGGCAATCATGTCAATGATGTCAATGCGAAGTTCCTTGCAGAACGTTTCGGCATAGCGGTGAATGAACATAAGACATCTACAACAAAAGGTTTCTCGAATTTAGTGACAGTCGAAGTCACAACAGCAAGTGGCATTCGACGCGTCTCAGGAACATTACTGAACGGACTTGGTGCACGTATTGTCAAAGTCGATGACAACTTAGTCGATATTAGCCCTGAAGGTCATCTACTGTTTATCAAACATAAAGACCAACCAGGTGCAATTGGACGTGTAGGAATGATGCTTGCTGCAGAAAATATCAACATCGCAACGATGCAAGTAGGTCGATCTACAGTCGGCGGCAATGCCATCATGATGCTAACGGTCGATCATCATGTTGCAAAAGAAAACGTCGAGCATTTAAAAGCGCTTGAAGACATTTATGATGTTATCGCGATTGATCTATAA
- a CDS encoding thioredoxin family protein, which produces MEKLQSMEQFEQLKNEERTIFMFSADWCPDCRVIEPILPGIEADYPEYTFIYVDRDDYIDLCGELDIFGIPSFIAFHSGVEAGRFVSKDRKTQAEIEEFLNSLSA; this is translated from the coding sequence GTGGAAAAACTACAATCGATGGAACAATTTGAGCAGCTGAAAAATGAGGAACGCACAATTTTTATGTTTTCTGCAGACTGGTGCCCAGATTGCCGTGTAATTGAGCCGATTTTACCTGGTATCGAAGCGGATTATCCGGAGTATACATTCATCTATGTCGATCGTGATGACTACATTGATCTATGTGGTGAGCTTGATATTTTTGGCATTCCAAGCTTTATTGCGTTCCATAGTGGTGTAGAAGCAGGGCGTTTCGTTAGTAAGGATCGCAAAACACAAGCCGAGATTGAGGAATTCTTGAACAGCTTGTCGGCGTAA
- a CDS encoding M23 family metallopeptidase, whose translation MRHWVLLPTYFTVWFLLFFTVVSANNEPTNDDMLEERMRLYLQFDNIIVPWHYLAAIDQFERNIQQVRTDITKKEGPIAIQFSEEFWTGALNPDKKDTSPDSIAFFDGQGLDGNEDGVANANDPEDILYTMATFLSSYGQTEKGFQSALLHYYERAETVNQILTIAQLYQHFETIDLDEHAFPIPTNFDYSYKGTWGASRGWGGRRIHEGTDLFAGYSTPVRSTSYGIIEVMGWNEYGGWRVGIRDNHNTYHYFAHLAYFNKGMKVGDIVEPGTIIGYVGSSGYGKEGTSGRFPPHLHYGMYKYNGRTEWAFDPYPSLRIWEQQDKQKKK comes from the coding sequence GTGCGTCACTGGGTGCTTTTACCGACGTATTTTACCGTTTGGTTCTTGCTGTTTTTCACAGTTGTTTCAGCGAATAATGAACCAACGAATGACGACATGTTAGAAGAGCGTATGCGTCTCTATTTACAATTTGACAACATTATTGTCCCTTGGCATTACTTAGCCGCCATCGATCAGTTCGAACGTAATATCCAACAAGTTCGGACGGATATTACGAAAAAAGAAGGACCAATTGCCATTCAATTTTCGGAAGAGTTTTGGACGGGAGCACTCAATCCCGATAAAAAAGATACGTCGCCTGACTCCATCGCTTTTTTTGACGGACAAGGGCTCGACGGTAATGAAGATGGGGTGGCAAATGCAAACGACCCCGAAGATATCCTCTACACGATGGCCACTTTTTTAAGCAGCTACGGGCAAACGGAAAAAGGCTTCCAATCCGCTTTATTGCATTATTACGAGCGAGCTGAGACCGTTAACCAAATCCTAACAATCGCTCAATTATATCAACATTTTGAGACAATCGATTTAGACGAACATGCCTTTCCCATTCCAACCAATTTCGATTACAGCTACAAAGGGACATGGGGTGCAAGCAGGGGCTGGGGCGGCAGAAGGATTCACGAAGGCACCGATTTGTTCGCCGGATATAGCACTCCAGTTCGTTCTACATCTTACGGCATCATTGAAGTCATGGGCTGGAATGAATATGGCGGTTGGCGTGTCGGCATTCGCGATAATCACAATACGTACCATTACTTTGCCCATTTAGCGTATTTCAATAAGGGCATGAAAGTCGGAGACATCGTTGAGCCCGGAACGATTATCGGCTATGTCGGCAGTTCCGGCTACGGGAAGGAAGGAACATCTGGTCGTTTCCCGCCCCACCTCCATTACGGAATGTATAAATATAACGGGCGCACCGAATGGGCTTTTGATCCATACCCTTCCCTTCGAATTTGGGAACAGCAAGACAAACAAAAGAAAAAATAA
- a CDS encoding LLM class flavin-dependent oxidoreductase, protein MYSANSKIFNSTALSVLDLSPINEDSHARQSFKNSVELAQHVEKWGFNRYWLAEHHNMPGIGSSATSVLIGHIAGATNSIRVGSGGIMLPNHAPLVIAEQFGTLESIYPGRIDLGLGRAPGSDQATAYALRRTLQSSGNDFPEQLAELQAYFEPNRDARVRAFPGEGLDIPIWLLGSSGFSAQLAAQEGLPFSFASHFAPAYTMQALQLYHQNFKPSKYLQEPYAMLGVNIIAAETDEKAHWLATSQQQQFLSLTRGTPTRLQPPIDNMNEVWSAQERVAIEQTLDSRSTIVGSPETVREKLMRLIQETKANELIINSQIFDQEERLRSYEIVAEMMN, encoded by the coding sequence TTGTATTCTGCTAACAGTAAGATATTTAATTCAACAGCACTTTCCGTGTTGGATCTTTCACCCATAAACGAAGACAGTCATGCAAGACAGTCTTTTAAAAATAGTGTAGAGCTGGCGCAACATGTGGAGAAATGGGGCTTCAATCGCTATTGGTTGGCGGAACATCATAATATGCCGGGTATCGGCAGTTCCGCGACATCCGTACTGATTGGTCATATTGCAGGTGCAACGAACAGTATTCGCGTTGGTTCGGGCGGGATTATGCTACCAAACCACGCACCATTGGTCATTGCCGAGCAGTTCGGGACACTTGAATCGATTTATCCGGGAAGAATTGACCTAGGACTTGGTCGTGCACCAGGTTCAGATCAGGCAACTGCTTATGCATTGCGTCGGACTTTGCAAAGTAGCGGAAATGATTTTCCGGAACAACTGGCGGAACTTCAAGCGTATTTTGAACCGAATCGAGACGCCCGTGTTCGCGCATTCCCAGGTGAGGGACTTGACATTCCGATTTGGTTGCTTGGTTCAAGTGGTTTTAGTGCACAATTGGCGGCACAGGAAGGGTTACCTTTTTCGTTCGCTAGCCATTTTGCACCTGCCTATACGATGCAGGCATTGCAGTTGTATCATCAAAACTTTAAACCATCTAAATATCTTCAAGAACCGTATGCGATGCTTGGTGTCAATATCATCGCCGCAGAGACAGATGAAAAAGCACACTGGTTGGCGACTTCACAACAGCAACAATTTCTTAGTTTAACGAGGGGGACGCCAACGCGATTACAACCGCCAATCGATAATATGAATGAAGTGTGGTCTGCACAGGAACGAGTGGCCATTGAACAAACGCTCGATTCTCGTTCAACAATTGTCGGGAGTCCAGAAACGGTCAGGGAAAAGTTGATGCGTTTGATTCAAGAGACGAAGGCAAATGAACTCATCATTAACTCACAGATTTTCGATCAGGAAGAACGTTTGCGTTCGTATGAAATTGTTGCAGAAATGATGAATTAA
- a CDS encoding XRE family transcriptional regulator, which produces MFDGQKIRQLRSEQNLSLKELSEKSGVSLSMISQIERRNTDPTLTTLYKLCKGLDVSISTLLGTDEQTTQIVRKDERKIITFPQSHSKYQLLTPINEGTIEMIMIDLEAGQEDAQLIEHSGEECGYVIKGEMTIILGEEEYILREGDSIRFKSTTPHRFFNHSSETATSIWAMTGRVL; this is translated from the coding sequence ATGTTTGATGGACAAAAAATCAGGCAATTACGGAGTGAGCAGAACCTTTCACTGAAAGAGCTATCCGAAAAATCGGGTGTCAGTTTAAGTATGATTAGCCAAATTGAACGAAGAAATACGGATCCAACTTTAACGACATTGTACAAACTTTGTAAAGGATTGGATGTTTCTATATCCACCCTTTTAGGGACGGACGAACAAACGACGCAAATTGTGCGAAAAGATGAACGGAAAATCATTACATTTCCACAGTCGCATTCCAAATATCAATTATTAACGCCTATTAATGAAGGGACTATTGAAATGATTATGATTGATTTGGAAGCGGGACAAGAGGATGCGCAACTGATAGAGCATTCTGGCGAAGAGTGTGGTTATGTCATTAAAGGTGAAATGACGATTATTCTTGGGGAGGAAGAATACATTTTGCGAGAAGGCGATAGCATTCGGTTTAAAAGTACAACCCCCCATCGCTTTTTCAACCATTCAAGTGAAACTGCGACTTCCATCTGGGCAATGACAGGACGAGTGCTCTAA
- a CDS encoding alanine--glyoxylate aminotransferase family protein — protein sequence MLQDQQLLRIPGPSPIPPSVQRAMSQPMIGHRGKETSAMLQEIAPGLKRVFGTKQDVAIITGSGTAGLEAAVVNTVKPGDEVLVIVTGAFGDRFTKICDAYNIKSHRLDVEWGQALQPADVKEFVQNHPEITAVFSTYCETSTGILNPIKELAAAVREVSDALIIVDGVSCVGGVATEMDDWGIDIMVTGSQKAFMLPAGLTFIAASERAWTTIESNPQRGFYLDLTKYRDNLLKDTTPFTPALSLLFGLQQVLQLLDAEGLEQVYARHTLMMNMTRAAFKALDIPLLTTDEDASPTVTAVKPEDFDAEAFRKVIKQEFGLTVAGGQQHLSGKIFRVGHMGYCSPADVLQTISLIEIGLVKVGKEIELGKGIAAAQQVYLQEGVLI from the coding sequence ATGTTACAAGATCAACAACTACTAAGAATTCCAGGACCAAGCCCGATTCCACCGAGCGTTCAGCGCGCAATGAGCCAACCAATGATTGGCCACCGTGGGAAAGAAACATCTGCAATGCTACAAGAGATTGCTCCGGGACTAAAACGCGTATTTGGCACGAAGCAAGATGTTGCGATTATTACCGGTAGTGGAACAGCGGGCTTAGAAGCAGCTGTCGTTAATACAGTCAAACCAGGTGATGAAGTACTCGTCATCGTAACAGGCGCATTTGGTGATCGTTTCACAAAAATCTGTGATGCCTACAACATTAAGTCCCACCGTTTGGATGTTGAATGGGGCCAAGCGTTACAACCAGCAGACGTCAAAGAATTTGTTCAAAATCATCCAGAAATCACTGCTGTTTTCTCTACATATTGCGAAACATCTACGGGTATTTTGAATCCTATCAAAGAATTAGCAGCTGCTGTTCGTGAAGTATCTGATGCTCTAATCATCGTTGACGGTGTGTCTTGCGTTGGTGGTGTTGCAACGGAGATGGACGACTGGGGCATCGACATTATGGTAACAGGTTCTCAAAAAGCTTTTATGCTACCAGCGGGCCTAACATTTATCGCAGCAAGTGAACGGGCTTGGACAACGATTGAATCCAATCCACAACGTGGTTTTTACTTAGATTTAACGAAATACCGCGATAACTTGTTGAAAGATACAACACCTTTTACACCTGCGTTGTCCCTACTGTTCGGGCTGCAGCAAGTACTTCAGCTTCTCGATGCAGAAGGCTTAGAGCAAGTGTACGCACGCCACACATTAATGATGAACATGACACGCGCAGCTTTTAAAGCATTGGACATTCCTTTATTGACAACTGATGAAGATGCTTCTCCAACTGTAACGGCTGTTAAACCAGAAGATTTTGACGCTGAAGCATTCAGAAAAGTCATTAAACAAGAGTTTGGGCTCACAGTTGCTGGTGGGCAACAACATTTGAGCGGCAAGATTTTCCGTGTCGGTCATATGGGTTATTGTTCTCCAGCTGATGTACTTCAAACGATTAGCTTGATTGAAATCGGGCTTGTGAAAGTCGGCAAAGAAATCGAATTAGGCAAAGGTATTGCAGCTGCACAACAAGTTTACTTACAAGAAGGAGTGTTGATTTAA
- a CDS encoding membrane dipeptidase, with protein sequence MRIFDMHSDLFTDIAWRRNNGEKDVFDRIHYPRLVKGGVDSIICVFWVEPTFRQDPITRFRTIFQLVMEDLCTSKHVNICRSVEEMTKDANSKKINLFLGLEGVSFIEQWGSKTMGTNIETAFYELHEEKVRHAIFAWNEWNFLASGTGSENEPTQYGLTKYGEQAVQKANEMNWILDASHLDETSFWNMHHVSNQPIIASHSNAQALCQHERNLSDNQLKAIAAGGGIIGLNAYSGFVDKVNPTLDRFIDHAAYIADLVGPEYVAFGFDFIDYLSAYNLGAPFSGGTIGLEDVTKIPDLLDRMVARGFSTKEIEGISFHNAYRFIEQNMRL encoded by the coding sequence TTGAGAATATTTGATATGCATTCGGATCTGTTTACGGATATAGCTTGGCGGAGGAATAATGGTGAAAAAGATGTTTTTGACCGAATTCATTATCCGCGCTTAGTAAAAGGCGGTGTAGACTCAATCATTTGTGTCTTTTGGGTTGAACCTACATTTCGTCAGGACCCGATTACAAGATTCCGAACCATTTTCCAGCTTGTGATGGAAGATTTATGTACGTCAAAACATGTAAATATTTGCCGGTCAGTAGAGGAGATGACGAAGGACGCAAATTCTAAGAAAATCAATCTATTTTTGGGGCTTGAAGGAGTAAGTTTTATAGAGCAGTGGGGCAGTAAGACGATGGGGACCAATATTGAAACCGCTTTCTACGAACTCCATGAAGAAAAAGTAAGACATGCTATTTTTGCATGGAATGAGTGGAATTTCTTGGCGAGTGGCACGGGATCCGAGAATGAGCCGACTCAATATGGGCTTACCAAATACGGGGAGCAAGCTGTGCAGAAGGCGAATGAAATGAATTGGATTCTTGACGCTTCTCATCTTGACGAGACTTCATTTTGGAACATGCATCATGTAAGCAATCAACCCATTATTGCCTCTCATAGCAATGCGCAAGCGCTGTGTCAACATGAACGTAACTTGTCGGATAATCAGCTAAAAGCGATTGCAGCAGGCGGAGGAATTATCGGATTGAATGCTTACTCTGGTTTTGTAGACAAGGTGAATCCAACGTTAGATCGTTTTATCGATCATGCAGCGTATATTGCTGACCTTGTTGGTCCGGAATACGTGGCATTTGGTTTTGATTTTATCGATTATTTATCCGCATATAATTTAGGGGCACCGTTCTCAGGAGGCACAATTGGTTTAGAGGATGTCACAAAAATACCAGATTTACTAGATAGAATGGTGGCTAGAGGTTTCTCAACTAAAGAAATAGAGGGAATTAGCTTTCATAATGCTTATCGTTTTATTGAACAAAATATGAGGCTATAA
- a CDS encoding DUF819 family protein gives MEKTLIQPDDMITLWGIIVVWAAVSIFLEQKYSWAGKISGAIIALVGAIILSNTGVIPTESPVYDAVWTFIIPLAIPLLLFHVNFKKIWQESGRLLIIFLLSSIGTVAGTIISFFLLKDHIPYLDKIGAMMSASYVGGGVNFAAMTGKFETPGEMVSATIVADNLMMAIYFVVLMIIPSLNFFRKRFTHPHVLSVESGNAVNDGKTLAESFWKRNEISLKDIALSVGTAFFLVIVSFKLAAFLGDLIPSGDDVSFGMNLLKGLFGDKYLILTTITFLALAIFPKYFASINGSQEIGTFLIYLFFVVIGIPASIPLIVQNAPLLLVFVAIIVGINMLVSLTAGKLLKYDLEEILLVSNANIGGPTTAAAMAIAKGWKNLIGPILVVGTIGYIIGNYIGTTLGLWFATMI, from the coding sequence ATGGAAAAGACGCTTATTCAACCCGATGATATGATTACGCTATGGGGAATTATTGTCGTGTGGGCGGCAGTTAGTATATTTTTAGAACAGAAATATAGTTGGGCAGGCAAAATTTCAGGGGCAATCATCGCACTTGTGGGTGCAATTATTTTATCGAATACAGGAGTAATTCCGACCGAATCACCCGTGTACGATGCTGTATGGACGTTTATTATCCCGTTAGCGATTCCATTATTATTATTTCATGTGAACTTCAAAAAGATTTGGCAAGAGAGTGGAAGACTGTTAATCATCTTCTTACTAAGCTCAATCGGTACAGTTGCAGGTACAATTATTAGTTTCTTTTTATTGAAAGATCATATTCCATACCTCGATAAAATTGGTGCAATGATGAGTGCCTCCTATGTAGGTGGAGGCGTGAATTTTGCGGCGATGACAGGGAAATTTGAAACACCAGGTGAAATGGTTTCCGCCACAATTGTTGCGGACAATCTAATGATGGCTATTTATTTCGTTGTGTTGATGATTATTCCTTCCTTGAATTTTTTCAGAAAGCGTTTTACACATCCACATGTGTTAAGTGTGGAAAGTGGAAATGCTGTCAATGACGGTAAAACATTAGCGGAAAGTTTTTGGAAACGCAATGAGATATCGTTAAAAGATATAGCATTATCGGTGGGGACGGCCTTTTTTCTCGTCATCGTTTCTTTTAAACTAGCAGCATTTTTGGGAGACCTAATCCCATCGGGTGACGATGTGTCATTTGGAATGAATTTATTAAAAGGTCTTTTCGGGGATAAATACTTAATACTGACAACGATTACGTTTTTAGCGCTCGCTATTTTTCCAAAATACTTTGCAAGCATCAATGGGAGTCAGGAAATTGGGACATTCCTTATTTACTTATTCTTTGTGGTGATAGGGATACCCGCGTCGATTCCACTTATTGTCCAAAATGCGCCATTATTACTCGTGTTCGTTGCGATTATCGTTGGGATTAATATGCTCGTTTCACTGACGGCAGGGAAGCTATTAAAATATGATTTGGAAGAAATTTTGCTCGTGAGTAATGCGAATATCGGTGGTCCGACTACTGCAGCAGCCATGGCAATCGCAAAAGGTTGGAAGAACTTGATTGGACCGATTTTAGTTGTTGGAACAATCGGTTATATCATAGGGAACTATATTGGCACTACGTTAGGACTGTGGTTTGCGACGATGATTTAA
- a CDS encoding gamma-glutamyl-gamma-aminobutyrate hydrolase family protein: protein MKPIIGITTDVTKEDKLFVNSEYVEAVLRAGGLPFIIPVGIEGDVQQVADSLDGLLLTGGNDINPILFNEEPHTHLGEVTPSRDACELPLARYMLTTEKPILGICRGVQILNVAAGGTVYQDLHKQNEEQMLQHAQKAPRSHPSHFVQLEKGSVLEAIAGSERIQVNSFHHQSVKDVAPAFKVTAVASDGIIEAVEGTGEQFVVGVQWHPELLATKADAVSLGLFERFIGACK from the coding sequence ATGAAACCGATTATTGGGATTACCACAGATGTAACGAAAGAGGATAAGCTTTTTGTCAATAGTGAGTACGTGGAGGCTGTTCTCCGTGCAGGGGGATTGCCGTTCATCATTCCGGTTGGTATTGAGGGGGATGTCCAACAAGTAGCGGATAGCCTAGATGGTCTTTTATTGACAGGGGGAAATGATATTAATCCGATCTTGTTCAATGAAGAGCCGCATACACATCTTGGAGAAGTGACGCCAAGCCGAGATGCTTGTGAACTGCCGCTTGCTCGTTACATGCTCACAACGGAAAAACCAATATTGGGTATTTGCAGAGGTGTGCAAATCTTGAATGTAGCGGCCGGGGGAACCGTATATCAAGATTTACATAAACAAAACGAAGAACAAATGCTGCAACATGCACAAAAAGCGCCGAGATCCCACCCGTCTCATTTTGTTCAGCTGGAAAAAGGGAGCGTACTTGAAGCGATTGCAGGAAGCGAGCGAATTCAAGTGAATTCCTTTCACCATCAATCTGTGAAAGATGTGGCACCCGCCTTTAAAGTGACGGCTGTCGCGAGCGATGGCATTATTGAAGCGGTAGAGGGGACGGGCGAGCAATTTGTAGTAGGTGTGCAGTGGCATCCTGAGTTACTAGCAACAAAGGCTGATGCTGTTTCGCTTGGGCTGTTTGAACGATTTATCGGAGCGTGTAAGTGA